AGCTTGGCCAGGACGAATGCGTCGATCGGGTTCTGCGCCCAACGCTTGTCCTTGACCTCGGGCACGGGCGGCGTGGTGGGCGGGACGAACGCCCAGAAAGTGGAGCCAGACGACGGGGCGACCTTGGGAGTGGCCGGCCAGGGCGCGCCGGCTTCCGCCCATTTCGTGAGGAGCGCCAGCTCGTCGGCCGGCAGCTTGCCGGAGGGCGGCATCTTCACGTCGCTCGTGTAGGAGAGGACCTCCACCAGCCGCTGCGCGATCGCCTGCGAGACGGGCTGGTCGAGGCGTAGGTTCTTCGACTGCAGGTCCGGGCCGTGACAAACGATGCACCGTGATTGGAGGATGGGCCGGATCTTGGACTCGAAGACGTCGGCCGCCTCTTGGCTCGCGGGCTTGCTTTGAACAGGATTGGGAAGGGCGTGGGCGCCGAAGAAGAAGAGGAGCAGGCTTCCCGCGAAGAGCCCCCGGGTTTTCCACGCGTGTCGGTTCCCCGGCGGTCCCTCTCTCATTCGAAAAGTATACAGGCGATTCGAAGGGGAGCCACAACCGTATCATGGGGAGTGAACCCATGACGACACTCCTTGCCTGCGTCTGCCTCTTGTCCGCCCTCCCCACGACCGATTGGCTCATCGACCCTTCGCCCTTCAAAGCGGCGGTGACGGCGGATGGCAAGACGATCACCCTGCAGAACGGGCTGGTGAGCCGGGTCGTCCGCATCTCCCCCAACGCCGCAACGATCAGCCTGAGGCTCGGCGTCGATGGAACCGAGTTCGTGCGCGCCGTGCGGCCGGAGGCGGTGATCGAACTCGACGGACGGTCCTTCAACATCGGGGGGCTGGACGGCCAACCCGTTCAGAACTACCTCGACCCGCGGTGGCTGGAGACCATGACGTCCAACCCGGCGGCGTTCCAGTATCGGAGCCACCGCGTCGGATCCACCGTCGCCCGATTTCCGTGGCAGAAGCGCTCCAAGTGGATGGCCCGCGACGTGCCTTGGCCGCCGCCCGGAAAGTCGCTCGTGCTGACGTTCGCCGCGCCGGAAGGCGACGTGACGGTGGAGGTGCACTACGAGATCTATGACGGGCTGCCGCTGATCAGCAAGTGGATCGTGGTCCGCAACGGAACGGACAGGGCCGTGCGGTTGAACCGGTTCGTGTGCGAAGAACTGGCGGTGGTCGAGTCGGAGTCCATCGTGGACGACACTTCGACCTGGCGCCCCTCCAACCTCTTCGTCGAGACCGATTACACGTTCGGAGGCATGTCGGGGCCCAACCACAGCGCCGGGGTGCACTGGGTGGCCGACCCCGACTACCCGACCCAGGTCAACTACAACCGGAAGACGCCGTGCCTTCTCGAATGCCGGCCGCCGCTGGGGCCAGACCAGATCGTCCCCCCGGGCGAATCGTTCGAGTCCTTCCGGGTGTTCGAGATGCCGCTCGACTCCTCAGAACGCGAACGGCAGACCCTGGCGGTGCGCCGGATTTACCGCACCGTTTCCCCCTGGGTGGCCGAGAACCCTATCCTCATGCACGTGCGAAGCGCGGCCCCAGAGGCGGTGAAACTGGCGGTGGACCAGTGCGCGGCGGTGGGGTTCGAGATGGTGATCATGACGTTCGGCAGCGGCTTCGACTTCGAGAGCCGCGACCCCAAGTACCAGCAACAGATCAAGGAGCTGGCTGACTACGCGCACAGCAAGGGCATCGCGCTGGGCGGCTACTCGCTGCTGGCCAGCCGCGGCGCCGCCGACAAGGCCGACAACACGCAGGGGTCACCCGCCCGGTACGGGGTGATGCCTTGCCTGGGAGCGCAGTGGGGGGTGGACTACCTTGCGCAGCTCAAGCGATTCATCGAGGTGGCCGGTCTGGACGTGCTCGAGCACGACGGCTCGTATCCGGGCGACCTTTGCGCGGCCACGGACCACCCCTACCACCGAGGGCTTGACGACTCGCAATGGGTTATGTGGAGGGCGATCACCGACTTCTACAGTTGGTGCCGAGGGAACGGCACGTACCTCAACATCCCCGATTGGTACTTCTTGAACGGAGGGACCAAGACCGCGATGGGGTACCGCGAGACCAACTGGTCCCTGCCCCGCGAGTTCCAGGAGATCATCGAGCGGCAGAACGTGTTTGACGGCACCTGGGACAAGGCGCCGAGCATGGGTTGGATGTTCGTGCCGCTCACGGAGTACCAGGGCGGCGGCGGCGCGGCCACCATCGAGCCGCTGAAGGAGCATCTGGCGCACTACGAGCAGCGCCTTGCCAACTTGTTCGGCGCCGGCGTTCAGGCGTGCTACCGCGGACCCAGACTGTACGACGCTCCCGAAACCGAAGCGGTGGTCAAGAAGTGGGTCGACTTCTACAAGAAGCACCGAGCCATTCTCGACAGCGACATCATCCACCTGCGAAGGGCCGACGGACGGGACATCGACTATCTCCTGCACGTGAACCCCGCGCTGAAGGAGAAGGGTCTCCTGATGGTCTACAACCCGCTTGACCGTCCCGTAACCCGAACCCTGGAAGTCCCGCTGTACTACACGGGTCTCAAGGGAAGTGCCGCGGTGCTGGACCCCGATGGCAATCGCGCGCACGTGACGCTCGATGCCTTGCAGCGAGCGCCGGTGAAGGTGACGGTTGCCGCCTTTGGCTCGACCCACCGCCTTTTCGAGTAGACAAGGTCCCGAGCTGGATCCTCGCATCGTCCTTGCGAGGATCATTCGCCGCGGGCGCGCAGTTGGTCCAGCTCCTTGGAAAGCCTTGCCGCGACGTCGGGATGTTGAGCGGCGACGTTGGTGGACTCCGACAGATCCCTCTCGAGGTCGTAGAGTTCCTCGTCCCTTGCCCGCGGGGCATTCGGCCCATTGGCCGCGGGCCGACCCGGGACATTCTTCCACTTGCCGTGGCGTATCGCGACGATGCCGGAATGCATCAGCACGTGGTCGCGGCCGGTGCGCGAGTCGCCGAGCAGAGCGGGCATTACGTTGATGCTGTCGGGCGCGTCTTCGGGGCCGAGCTTCAACCCCGCGAGGGCTGCGAAGCTGGCGCAGAAATCGACCTGGCTCACGATCGCCTCGCTGACGCCCGGCGTCACGCGGCCGGGCCAACGCACCACGAACGGCATGCGCGTTCCGCCCTCGTAAATCGAGTATTTGCCGCCGCGAAACGGGCCCGCGGGCTTGTGGTTCCCAAGCTTCTCCACGGCGTCGTCCTTGTAACCGTCGTCGAGCACGGGCCCGTTGTCGCTGGTGAAGATGACGAGCGTGTCTTCGGAGAGGTGGAGGCGATCCAACGCGGCTAGAAGTTCCCCGACGCACGCGTCGAACTGGACGATGGCGTCCCCGCGCGGGCCCATGGTGGTCTTGCCGACGAAGCGGGCGTTCGGTACGCGCGGAACGTGGATGTCGTGCGTCGCGAAATAGAGAAAGAAGGGCTTGTCCTTGTGGCTCTCGATGAACTCGACCCCTTTGCGCGTGAAGGTGTCGGCCATGTCCTCGTCCTTCCAAAGCGCGGCCTTCCCGCCCTTCATGTAGCCGATGCGGCCGATGCCGTTGACGACGGCCATGTTGTGGCCCTCGCTCCAGTCCATTTTGAGCTGGTCGCGCTCGCTCACCCCGTTCGGCTCGCCCGGGTAGGGCGTCTTGCCGTAGCTGACCTCGATGGGATCGGACGCCTCGAGCCCGACGATCCTCTGGTTCTCGATGAACACGCACGGCACGCGATCGCCCGTGGCCGCCATGATGAACGAGTACTCGAACCCCACTTCGCGCGGCCCGGGTTTGATCTCGGCGTTCCAGTCGAGCTCCTCCTTGCCGGCGCCCAAGCCGAGGTGCCACTTGCCGACGATGCCGGTGGCGTAACCGGCCTTCTTCAGGATCGACGGCAGGGTCGCGCGGTCGGTGGGGATGATCAGCTTCGCGTCGCCCGGCAACACGCCCGTACCCTTCTGGCGAAACGCGTACTCGCCGGTGAGCATGGAGAAACGTGAAGGCGTGCACGTGGACGACGAACAGTAGCCGTTGTTGAACCGGAGCCCTTCGGTGGCGAGCCGGTCCACGTTCGGGGTCTTCACGGCGGTGGCACCGTTGAAGCCGACGTCGCCGTAGCCGAGGTCGTCGGCGTAGATCAGCAGGATGTTGGGCCGGTTCTTGGTCTGCACCGCGGGTCGTCCGAGCGGGGCGGCGTGCGCCCCCAACCAGAGAGCGTCAGCTGCCTGGAGGTTGAGCGGCACGGTGAGGGCGGCGGCCAAGAGGAGGGGGACGCGTTTCATGACGGCTGGTCCTATTTAAGCCGATTCGTTCAAGCCCGAAGGACAAGGACGTTGTTCGGGGTCGCCACCACCTGATAGTGGGAGACGCTTCCGAGTCGGAAGCGATCCCAGAAACCATGCCCGCGTGCACCCATGACGAGGAGGTCAGCCTCCGTCTCCTTCATCGCAGCCTCGATCGCCTCGTTCGGATGCCCCGCGACGAGCCGGTGCTCGCAGGCGATGCCCTCCGCGCGAAGTCGGTCGCACCAATCGGCATTGCGCGCTTCGAAATCGGCTTCGATGCCCGCCAACTGCGGATCAACATCGGAAACAGCCTGCCTTGCCGTCACGAGGGTGGCTCGGCGGATTCCCCGCGCCTTCCACCCAAGGAACCGGTCGAAGCAGGCGTTGCCATACGCGGAGTGGTCGACCGCAAACACCGCGGCCAGGCCCTCTTCGGAGCGGGGAGGGCTCTTCGCGACGAGGATGGATTGCTCGGCGCTCGCCGTCAAGGCCTTCGTGACGCTCCCAAAGAAGAGCGCCCCCCAAGCTCCCTTCCGCGCCGATCCAACCGCGATGAGGTCGGCAGCCAAACCGCTGGCGCAATCGATCAGGGACCTGGCGGGATCCCCTTTTCGAAGTTCCTTGCTCAGGCGATATCCGGATCCCGCCAGCAGGTCCTCAGCCTTGAGGAGTTCCGCTTCGCCCTGCCGTTCGTGCTCCGCAAGCATGACGCTCAACGGGTGGGTCGGCCCGAGTTCGGGAAACGACTTGTCCGGCAGGACGGACTCGATCACGTGCATCAAGCGCACCTCGGCGGAGGCCAGGCGGAGCCGCTCGAGGAAGGCGAGTGCGAACGGGTAGTACTCGAAGTCGATTCCGGCGACGATTTTGATCATGGGTTTCTCCCTCATTCAGGATCTTTGGGGTTCGGGCGTTGACGAGCTGGGCGGACGAAGAATGGACACAAGCACGGCGAGCCCAAGCGTGACGAGGATGACCACCAACGAGAGCCAGACCGGGAACTTGGGGAGTTCCGGCCAGACGTCCTTTTCGAAGTACCCGTAGAGCATCTTTCCTCCGACGAACATCAGGACAGCGGCCAAGCCGTAGTGCAGGTAGTGGAACATCTGCATCAGACCCGCGAGGGCGAAGAACAGGGAGCGCAGGCCGAGGATCGCAAAGACGTTGGACGTAAACACGATGAACGGCTCGCTGGTGATCGCAAAGATCGCCGGGACCGAATCGACGGCGAACACGATGTCCGTGAACTCGACGACGAGGAGCGCCACGAAGAGGGGTGTCGCCCAGAGCCGCCCGTCGATCCGGGTGAAGAACTTCTGGCCGTGATATTCAGGGGTCACGGGAACGATCTTGCGAAAGAGGGTGAGCACGGGGTTCTTGCCCGGATCCATCTTCTTCCCGTGCGAACGGACCATCTTGATGCCCGTGAAGACCAGGAAGGCGCCGAACAGGATCATCGACCAGTGGAACCGCTCCAAGACGACCGCGCCCAGGGCGATGAAGATCATGCGGAACGCGAGGGCTCCGACGATGCCCCAAAAGAGGACGCGGTGTTGGTATTGCGGCGGCACTTGGAAGTAGGCGAACACCAGCAAGAAGACAAACAGGTTGTCCACGCTGAGCGCCCACTCGACCAGGTATCCGGCGATGAACGCGAGGCCCGCATCCGAGTTCGAGTAGGTGCTGCCCGGCCGGATCTCCTGCCACTGGGTGAAGATGAGGGCGCCGAAAGCCAGGGCCAGTCCCATCCAGACTGCGGACCAGACCAGCGCCTCTTTCATGCCGACGACGTGCGCCTTTCGGTGGAACACGCCCAGGTCGAGGGCCAGGACGACCAAGACAAATCCGAGGAACGCCCCCCAAATCCACACGGGAATGCCGGCTAGTTCCATGGCGTGGCCTCGTTAGAAGTCAAAGAGTTCACCCAGGAAGCCTCCGCGCTTCTTCCGGCGGCCGCGGTCTTCGTAGCGATCGTCGTCGTCATCGTCGTCGTCTTGATCACGAACGCGTCCGCGCGGCGGGCGCTCCGAGAACCGATCGGCAGAGGGGGTGGCCAGGGGCGTTCGCTCGATGATCTTGTCGAGTTCGCCACGGTCGAGCCACACCCCGCGGCAAGCGGAGCAGTAGTCGATCTCGACTCCGGCTCGATCCGCCATCGTGAGTTCGATGACCTCGCATTTTGGACACTTCATCTTTGTTACCTCCATCGCAACCGTCGCGGGCGATGGAAGGCAACAAAAAGACCTTCACTCGCGTCGCGGTGAAGGTCTTGCGATTTCTGGCTGATCCGGCTCTTTCGAGCGTCTTGACGAATCCGCCTCTGCTTGCGCAGTCGCTACTCCCCTTCGGGGGTTACGGGCCCATTCTACGCCATGCGCGCGCCGAACGTTGCGCGGATCCAGTCTGAACCAACTCTTCTCGAACCGGGAACTCTTGAGGATTTCCTGAGCCGCTCGGTTCGTTTCTTGAACCGCCCTTGAGGAACGCGCTCGGCATAGTGGTTTCGTGAAGATCCGAAATCCGATCCTTTTCGCGTGCCTTTTGGCAGCGGCGGTGGTGAAGTTCTGAACGGTCGAGACCGTATTGACCAAATCTTGAGATGCATCCCCGGGGCATTGAAACGCCATTGACCTCTCCGTCCACCACCATTCATGACATGGACATCGCAGCTCTTGGAGTCATCCTTGGCCTCACCATCGCCACGTTCGGGTTGATCCGACTGTGCGAGAGGCTGGAGGCGAGCGAATGACGACGCTCTACTGGATCGGCGGCCTGATCGCGCTCGCGCTCTTGATCTATCTCGGCGCGGCGCTGCTGCGCCCGGAGAAGTTCTGACATGGCCATGCGCGACTGGATTCAAACCGGCATCTACCTTCTGGTCCTGCTCCTTTGCGTGAAACCTCTTGGCATTTACATGGCCAAGGTGCTGGAAGGGGATCGGACCTTTATGAGCACCGTCTTGGGATGGCTTGAAAGGCTGGCCTACAAGGTCGGCGGCGTGGACCCGCAGGAGGAGATGAACTGGAAGCGATACGCGGCCAACGTCATTGCCTTCAGCGCCGTCGGCTTCCTCGCGGTCTATCTGCTTCAGCGGCTGCAAGTCTCGTTGCCCCTCAACCCGGCCGGAATGGGCCCCGTCAGCCCAGATTCCTCTCTCAACACCGCCTCGAGCTTCGCGACAAACACCAACTGGCAGGGCTACGGCGGGGAATCGACGATGAGCTATCTCACTCAGATGCTCGGGCTCACAGTTCAGAACTTCGTGAGCGCCGCCGCTGGGATCGCCGTTTTGGCCGCGCTCATCCGGGGGCTCCGCAACAAGGAAGCGAGCGGCATCGGCAACTTCTGGACCGACCTCGCCCGGTCGACGGTCTACATCCTCATCCCGCTATCCGTTGTTTTCAGTCTCGTGTTCGTGAGTCAGGGCGTCGTCCAGAGCTTCCATCAATATGAAAGGGCAACCCTGGTCCAAGCCACGAAGGATGCCGACGGCAATGCGGTCGTCGAGCAGACCATCGCCCTCGGACCGGCCGCTTCGCAGGTCGCCATCAAGCAGCTCGGCACCAACGGTGGCGGGTTCTTCAACGTCAATTCGGCGCACCCGCTGGAAAACCCGACCCCGATCAGCAACTTCTTCGAGTGCCTCGCCATCCTCCTGATTCCCGCCGCGCTCTGCTACACGTTCGGTTTGATGGTCGGCCAGCGGCGCCAGGGCTGGGCAGTGCTCGCGGCGATGCTGTTGCTCTATGTCGCCTGCCTTGTGCCAACTGTGACGGCGGAGCAGTCAGGCAATCCGGCCTTCGCCTCGATGGGCCTGGATTCCACTGCCAACTGGGAAGGAAAGGAGGCCCGATTCGGGATCGGCAACTCTGCGCTCTGGGCGACCTCAACCACCGCTGCCAGCAACGGATCGGTCAACTCGATGCACGACTCTTTCACCCCTCTCGGCGGACTGTTCCCGATGGTGCTCATGCAACTCGGGGAGGTGGTCTTCGGCGGCGTCGGCTCGGGGCTCCACGGCATGCTCGTCTTCGCCATCGTCGCAGTGTTCATCGCCGGGCTGATGGTCGGGCGCACGCCGGAATACTTGGGAAAAAAGATCGAGGCCTATGAAATGAAGATGGCCTCGCTGGTGATCCTGATCCCATGCGCGGTGGTGCTGCTCTGCGCGGCGACCGCCCTGGTCTGGCCTTCGGCCGATCCCGGAGTTTCTCAAGGCGTCAAGGGCATGGCCAACCCGGCCGCCCACGGCTTCTCCGAAGTCCTTTACGCCTACTCAAGCATGGGCAACAACAACGGGTCGGCGTTCGCGGGCTACGGCGCGAACGTGCCTTTCCATAACTTCCTGGGAGCGGCCGCCATGTGGGTCTCGCGGTTCTGGCTGATGGTCCCGGTGCTGGCCATTGCGGGATCGTTGGCGAGAAAGCGCATCGTCCCCACCGGCCCCGGCACGCTCCCCACTCACACGCCGCTTTTCGTCGCCCTGCTCTGCGCGGTCGTGCTGATCGTCGGCGCGCTGACCTTCATTCCAGCGCTCGGCCTTGGCCCGATCGTCGAGCACCTCCAGATGAACCGATAAGCCATGTCAAGCCACAAGCCTCAACCCCTTTTCGAAGGTTCGCTCCTCAGCCGGGCGGCGCTGGACTCTCTGCGCAAGCTCGACCCGAGGATGCAGATCAAGAACCCCGTCATGTTCGTCGTCTGGGTGGGGTCCGTTTTGACGACCGGACTCTGGATTCATGCTCTCGTCGGAGACGGAGAAGCCGCCCCGGGGTTCATCCTCGCGATCGCACTGTGGCTTTGGTTCACCGTGCTCTTCGCCAACTTCGCCGAAGCGATGGCGGAGGGTCGGGGCAAGGCCCAGGCCGACTCGCTGAGGAAAGCCAAGAAGGACGTGCCCGCGACGCGGCTTCTGAATGCAAGCGACGCCTCTTGGGACAAAACGAAGTTCGAAGTCGTGTCCGCATCCGCGCTTCGAAAGGGCGACTTGGTGCTGGTCGAGGCCGGGCAGTTCATTCCGGGGGACGGCGACATCGTCGAAGGGGTCGCGACCGTGGACGAATCCGCCATCACCGGCGAATCCGCGCCGGTCATCCGCGAGGCGGGAGGCGACCGGAGCGCCGTCACCGGTGGCACGCGAGTGCTCAGCGACTGGATCGTCGTGCGCATCTCGGCCAACCCCGGCGAGAGCTTTCTGGACCGGATGATCGGGATGGTCGAGGGCGCCAAGCGTCAGAAGACCCCCAACGAGATCGCGCTCAACATCCTGCTCGCGGCGATGACGATCATCTTTCTGCTCGCCTGCGCGACTCTGCTGCCGTTCTCGATCTACGCGGTGCAAAGTGAGGGCAAAGGCGCGCCGATCACGGTGACGGTGCTTGTGGCGCTGCTCGTGTGCCTGATCCCCACCACCATCGGCGGGCTGCTGAGCGCGATCGGGATCGCAGGCATGGACCGGCTCCTTCGCAAGAACGTGATCGCGATGTCTGGCCGGGCGGTGGAGGCCGCGGGAGATGTGGACGTGCTGCTCTTGGACAAGACCGGCACGATCACGCTCGGCAACCGGCAGGCCGTCGCGTTCATCCCGGCGCCGGGGATTTCGTCCGAGGAGATGGCGGACAAGGCGCAGCTCTCCTCGTTGGCGGATGAGACCCCCGAGGGACGCAGCATCGTGATCCTCGCCAAGGAAGACTTCGGGCTCCGGGGCCGCGCGGTGAGCGGTGAGCACTTCGTGCCGTTCACGGCGCAGACGCGGATGTCCGGTGTGGACTTGAACGGCATGATGGTTCGCA
This sequence is a window from Fimbriimonadaceae bacterium. Protein-coding genes within it:
- a CDS encoding sulfatase-like hydrolase/transferase, coding for MKRVPLLLAAALTVPLNLQAADALWLGAHAAPLGRPAVQTKNRPNILLIYADDLGYGDVGFNGATAVKTPNVDRLATEGLRFNNGYCSSSTCTPSRFSMLTGEYAFRQKGTGVLPGDAKLIIPTDRATLPSILKKAGYATGIVGKWHLGLGAGKEELDWNAEIKPGPREVGFEYSFIMAATGDRVPCVFIENQRIVGLEASDPIEVSYGKTPYPGEPNGVSERDQLKMDWSEGHNMAVVNGIGRIGYMKGGKAALWKDEDMADTFTRKGVEFIESHKDKPFFLYFATHDIHVPRVPNARFVGKTTMGPRGDAIVQFDACVGELLAALDRLHLSEDTLVIFTSDNGPVLDDGYKDDAVEKLGNHKPAGPFRGGKYSIYEGGTRMPFVVRWPGRVTPGVSEAIVSQVDFCASFAALAGLKLGPEDAPDSINVMPALLGDSRTGRDHVLMHSGIVAIRHGKWKNVPGRPAANGPNAPRARDEELYDLERDLSESTNVAAQHPDVAARLSKELDQLRARGE
- a CDS encoding universal stress protein — encoded protein: MIKIVAGIDFEYYPFALAFLERLRLASAEVRLMHVIESVLPDKSFPELGPTHPLSVMLAEHERQGEAELLKAEDLLAGSGYRLSKELRKGDPARSLIDCASGLAADLIAVGSARKGAWGALFFGSVTKALTASAEQSILVAKSPPRSEEGLAAVFAVDHSAYGNACFDRFLGWKARGIRRATLVTARQAVSDVDPQLAGIEADFEARNADWCDRLRAEGIACEHRLVAGHPNEAIEAAMKETEADLLVMGARGHGFWDRFRLGSVSHYQVVATPNNVLVLRA
- a CDS encoding TerC family protein; protein product: MELAGIPVWIWGAFLGFVLVVLALDLGVFHRKAHVVGMKEALVWSAVWMGLALAFGALIFTQWQEIRPGSTYSNSDAGLAFIAGYLVEWALSVDNLFVFLLVFAYFQVPPQYQHRVLFWGIVGALAFRMIFIALGAVVLERFHWSMILFGAFLVFTGIKMVRSHGKKMDPGKNPVLTLFRKIVPVTPEYHGQKFFTRIDGRLWATPLFVALLVVEFTDIVFAVDSVPAIFAITSEPFIVFTSNVFAILGLRSLFFALAGLMQMFHYLHYGLAAVLMFVGGKMLYGYFEKDVWPELPKFPVWLSLVVILVTLGLAVLVSILRPPSSSTPEPQRS
- a CDS encoding zf-TFIIB domain-containing protein, with product MKCPKCEVIELTMADRAGVEIDYCSACRGVWLDRGELDKIIERTPLATPSADRFSERPPRGRVRDQDDDDDDDDRYEDRGRRKKRGGFLGELFDF
- the kdpF gene encoding K(+)-transporting ATPase subunit F produces the protein MTTLYWIGGLIALALLIYLGAALLRPEKF
- the kdpA gene encoding potassium-transporting ATPase subunit KdpA; translation: MRDWIQTGIYLLVLLLCVKPLGIYMAKVLEGDRTFMSTVLGWLERLAYKVGGVDPQEEMNWKRYAANVIAFSAVGFLAVYLLQRLQVSLPLNPAGMGPVSPDSSLNTASSFATNTNWQGYGGESTMSYLTQMLGLTVQNFVSAAAGIAVLAALIRGLRNKEASGIGNFWTDLARSTVYILIPLSVVFSLVFVSQGVVQSFHQYERATLVQATKDADGNAVVEQTIALGPAASQVAIKQLGTNGGGFFNVNSAHPLENPTPISNFFECLAILLIPAALCYTFGLMVGQRRQGWAVLAAMLLLYVACLVPTVTAEQSGNPAFASMGLDSTANWEGKEARFGIGNSALWATSTTAASNGSVNSMHDSFTPLGGLFPMVLMQLGEVVFGGVGSGLHGMLVFAIVAVFIAGLMVGRTPEYLGKKIEAYEMKMASLVILIPCAVVLLCAATALVWPSADPGVSQGVKGMANPAAHGFSEVLYAYSSMGNNNGSAFAGYGANVPFHNFLGAAAMWVSRFWLMVPVLAIAGSLARKRIVPTGPGTLPTHTPLFVALLCAVVLIVGALTFIPALGLGPIVEHLQMNR
- the kdpB gene encoding potassium-transporting ATPase subunit KdpB — encoded protein: MSSHKPQPLFEGSLLSRAALDSLRKLDPRMQIKNPVMFVVWVGSVLTTGLWIHALVGDGEAAPGFILAIALWLWFTVLFANFAEAMAEGRGKAQADSLRKAKKDVPATRLLNASDASWDKTKFEVVSASALRKGDLVLVEAGQFIPGDGDIVEGVATVDESAITGESAPVIREAGGDRSAVTGGTRVLSDWIVVRISANPGESFLDRMIGMVEGAKRQKTPNEIALNILLAAMTIIFLLACATLLPFSIYAVQSEGKGAPITVTVLVALLVCLIPTTIGGLLSAIGIAGMDRLLRKNVIAMSGRAVEAAGDVDVLLLDKTGTITLGNRQAVAFIPAPGISSEEMADKAQLSSLADETPEGRSIVILAKEDFGLRGRAVSGEHFVPFTAQTRMSGVDLNGMMVRKGAQDSVKRWIEEQGGHFPSDVQATVDEIAKAGGTPLVVAERNDRGAKVLGTIHLKDIVKGGIKERFFDLRQMGIKTVMITGDNPLTAAAIAAEAGVDDFLAEATPEQKLAYIRQEQAGGRLVAMTGDGTNDAPALAQADVGLAMNTGTQAAKEAGNMVDLDSNPTKLIEVVEIGKQLLITRGSLTTFSIANDIAKYFAIIPAMFIVTYPELQALNFLSNPKSAILAAVIFNALIIVALIPLALRGVRYRPMNAAAVLRRNLLVYGLFGIIVPFPFIWLIDKILVALRLA